In Aliarcobacter faecis, a genomic segment contains:
- a CDS encoding diaminopimelate dehydrogenase has product MNNQIKVAIVGYGNLGRGVELSISKNPDMSLVAVFSRRDPQSVTTINTPVYSINNILEFKDKVDVLILCGGSKDDLPIQGPQFVEHFNIVDSYDNHAQIPEYFASVDKVASKNNKIGMISIGWDPGMFSINRLFGETLLPDGDTYTFWGKGLSQGHSDAIRRVEGVKNGVQYTIPSTEAIEKVRSGARPELSTKDKHKRECFVVLKDGADAKKVENEIKTMPNYFEPYDTTVNFISEDEFNKNHNTMPHGGFVIRSGVSSKGVNQVIEYSLKLDSNPEFTASVLVAYARATYKMALKGDFGAKTIFDVAPNLLSSKTSLDLITEIL; this is encoded by the coding sequence ATGAATAATCAAATAAAAGTTGCGATTGTTGGATATGGGAATTTAGGAAGAGGTGTTGAACTTTCTATTTCAAAAAATCCTGATATGAGTTTAGTGGCGGTTTTTTCAAGAAGAGATCCACAAAGTGTAACTACGATAAACACTCCAGTTTATTCAATAAATAATATTTTAGAATTTAAAGACAAAGTTGATGTTTTAATTTTATGTGGTGGTTCAAAAGATGACTTACCTATTCAAGGACCACAATTTGTAGAACATTTTAATATAGTTGATAGTTATGATAATCACGCACAAATTCCAGAGTATTTTGCAAGTGTTGATAAAGTAGCTTCAAAAAATAATAAAATCGGAATGATTTCTATTGGTTGGGATCCAGGAATGTTTTCTATAAATAGACTTTTTGGTGAAACTTTATTACCAGATGGAGATACATATACATTTTGGGGAAAAGGTTTAAGTCAAGGACACTCAGATGCAATTAGAAGAGTTGAAGGTGTAAAAAATGGTGTTCAATATACTATTCCATCAACTGAAGCTATTGAGAAAGTAAGAAGTGGAGCAAGACCAGAATTAAGTACAAAAGATAAACATAAAAGAGAGTGTTTTGTAGTATTAAAAGATGGAGCAGATGCTAAAAAAGTAGAGAATGAGATTAAAACTATGCCAAACTACTTTGAACCTTATGATACAACAGTTAATTTTATTTCAGAAGATGAGTTTAATAAAAATCATAATACTATGCCTCATGGTGGATTTGTAATAAGAAGTGGAGTTAGTAGTAAGGGAGTTAATCAAGTAATTGAGTATTCTTTAAAACTTGATAGTAACCCAGAATTTACAGCAAGTGTTTTAGTTGCTTATGCTAGAGCTACATATAAAATGGCTTTAAAAGGTGATTTTGGAGCAAAAACAATATTTGATGTTGCCCCAAATTTACTATCTTCTAAAACTTCTTTAGATTTAATAACTGAAATTTTATAA
- a CDS encoding hydrolase: protein MEIFKNELIKIEIEKSEIPWLKIFTIENIKEFSECNFKTKQEIWKYLDIIEKFMLEYYKPEKINIASFGNYVPWVHFHIMARFKEDSYFPEPMWGVKQKESNLNLPSFETFIDELKKRF, encoded by the coding sequence ATGGAAATATTTAAAAATGAACTAATAAAAATAGAGATTGAAAAAAGTGAAATTCCTTGGCTTAAAATATTTACTATAGAAAATATTAAAGAGTTTTCAGAATGTAATTTTAAAACAAAACAAGAGATATGGAAATATCTTGACATCATAGAAAAATTTATGCTTGAATACTACAAACCTGAAAAAATAAATATAGCTTCATTTGGAAACTATGTTCCTTGGGTACATTTTCATATTATGGCAAGATTTAAAGAAGATAGTTATTTCCCAGAACCAATGTGGGGTGTAAAACAAAAAGAGAGTAATTTAAATCTACCCTCTTTTGAAACTTTTATAGATGAGTTAAAAAAGAGATTTTAA
- the rpsD gene encoding 30S ribosomal protein S4: protein MARYRGPVEKIERRLEADLGLKGERRLSGKSALEKRPFAPGQHGQRRAKISEYGLQLREKQKVKFMYGVSEKQFSNYFKEAVRREGNTGAILISLIEQRLDNVIYRMGFATTRAFARQITTHGHILVDGKKVDIPSYLVKAGQKIEIKERSKNNPQIKRALELTNQTGMVDWVNVDKDKVFGIFTRIPAREEIVIPVEERLIVELYSK from the coding sequence ATGGCAAGATATAGAGGACCAGTAGAAAAAATCGAAAGAAGACTTGAAGCAGACCTTGGATTAAAAGGTGAGAGAAGACTTTCAGGTAAAAGTGCTTTAGAAAAAAGACCATTTGCTCCAGGACAACATGGACAAAGAAGAGCTAAAATTTCTGAATATGGATTACAATTAAGAGAAAAACAAAAAGTTAAATTCATGTATGGTGTTTCAGAAAAACAATTTAGCAATTATTTCAAAGAAGCAGTAAGAAGAGAAGGAAATACAGGAGCTATTCTTATTTCATTAATTGAACAAAGATTAGATAATGTTATTTATAGAATGGGATTTGCTACAACTAGAGCATTTGCTAGACAAATAACAACTCACGGACATATCTTAGTAGATGGAAAAAAAGTTGATATTCCTTCATACTTAGTAAAAGCTGGACAAAAAATTGAGATTAAAGAGAGATCTAAAAATAATCCTCAAATTAAAAGAGCTTTAGAGTTAACAAATCAAACTGGAATGGTTGATTGGGTTAATGTAGATAAAGATAAAGTATTTGGAATTTTCACAAGAATACCTGCTAGAGAAGAGATAGTTATTCCTGTTGAAGAGAGATTAATCGTAGAGTTATATTCTAAATAA
- the rpmJ gene encoding 50S ribosomal protein L36, with translation MKVRASVKKMCDKCKVIKRRGIVRVICENKKHKQRQG, from the coding sequence ATGAAAGTAAGAGCTTCAGTTAAAAAAATGTGTGATAAATGTAAAGTTATCAAAAGAAGAGGTATCGTAAGAGTAATCTGCGAAAACAAAAAACATAAACAAAGACAAGGATAA
- a CDS encoding methyl-accepting chemotaxis protein, with amino-acid sequence MTIGRKFTLTNVIVTIVVLIIGFFILNKYKNDLRDEIYNDVILNLNSLSELRIGSKLDVGISNATSIANDSNIQEALSSNNRDLAIKTLSSLSSTMKEQTPFKNIQIHIHTLNNHSFLRSWKPTDFGDDLSSFRTSVVKVNSEKKAINGFEIGNDGLSLRAVVPIFKDKNHVGSLEFMQGINSVAIDFDKEKRGFLLLMDTSLATAKIKEEDKLNNYLISQKFRNDNFMADVKTIDFSKLLKDKFLISQNYFYTYINVTDFSGKKLGIALVAEPISNVEQSISQASNIIYAALIILTLALLFTMINTLFSMKREILNPILNLKNTIDDITKRSSEATRIKVTSKDEIGDVVTSFNNYLDSIEKGLIQDQIVIDEAKDIIEKVNAGLFNDSIKGKANSKRVASLVVEINSMIAKTQSNLTLVSDSLIALSHAKFDYEVPVISNVTGLIASLLSGIKVTQSSINEIMCLIEKSTIDLTRSSKELAIASRSLSESSNIQAASLEETAAAIEEISSTISRSSQNASNMAKYALNVTESTNQGIELARQTAISMDEINKEVIQINEAISIIDNIAFQTNILSLNAAVEAATAGEAGKGFAVVAQEVRNLATRSADAANEIKKIVEMATLKAKNGKTITSNMIEGFNELKENIDTTIKLIEDVATASKEQQQAMSQINDTVNSLDQATQKNAVLATTINDMATKTSQLAVNLDETIHQTSFDKEAHKRICDGSMIIEINKLKSDHINFKNYNFAACKDGATCTVTSSKECNLGKWIISNSNKDFAKTKEWEELVTSHDLVHKLVQDTISLYSNSKPNSEIFSVTNEIEKNTDIVFTMLNKIREINCRNL; translated from the coding sequence ATGACTATTGGGAGAAAATTTACTTTAACAAATGTTATTGTTACGATTGTTGTTTTGATTATTGGTTTTTTTATATTAAATAAATATAAAAATGATTTAAGAGATGAAATTTATAATGATGTTATTTTAAATTTAAATTCCCTTAGTGAACTTAGAATTGGTTCAAAACTAGATGTTGGTATATCAAATGCAACTTCAATAGCAAATGATTCAAATATTCAAGAGGCATTAAGCTCTAATAATAGAGATTTAGCTATAAAAACTCTTAGTAGTTTAAGTTCTACAATGAAAGAACAAACTCCATTTAAAAATATTCAAATTCATATTCATACATTAAATAATCACTCTTTCTTGAGATCATGGAAACCAACAGATTTTGGAGATGATTTAAGCTCTTTTAGAACAAGTGTTGTAAAAGTAAATAGTGAAAAAAAAGCTATAAATGGTTTTGAAATAGGAAATGATGGTTTAAGTTTAAGAGCAGTTGTACCTATATTTAAAGATAAAAATCATGTTGGATCATTAGAATTTATGCAAGGAATAAACTCTGTTGCTATTGATTTTGATAAAGAGAAAAGAGGATTCTTACTTTTAATGGATACAAGCTTGGCAACAGCTAAAATAAAAGAAGAAGATAAATTAAATAACTATTTAATCTCTCAAAAATTTAGAAATGACAATTTTATGGCAGATGTTAAAACTATAGATTTTTCTAAACTCTTAAAAGATAAATTTTTGATCTCTCAGAATTATTTTTATACATATATAAATGTTACAGATTTTAGTGGTAAAAAACTTGGTATCGCACTTGTTGCTGAACCAATATCAAATGTTGAACAATCTATTTCACAAGCATCAAATATTATCTATGCTGCTTTAATTATTTTAACTTTAGCTTTACTTTTTACTATGATAAATACTCTATTTAGTATGAAAAGAGAGATATTAAATCCTATTTTAAATCTTAAAAATACAATAGATGATATCACAAAAAGATCATCAGAAGCTACAAGAATAAAAGTTACATCAAAAGATGAGATAGGAGATGTTGTAACAAGTTTCAATAACTATTTAGATTCAATAGAAAAAGGTTTAATTCAAGATCAAATAGTAATAGATGAAGCAAAAGATATTATTGAAAAAGTGAATGCAGGACTATTTAATGATAGTATAAAAGGAAAAGCAAACTCAAAAAGAGTTGCTTCTTTAGTTGTTGAAATAAATAGTATGATTGCAAAAACTCAAAGTAATTTAACTTTAGTTAGCGATTCTTTAATTGCTCTTTCTCATGCAAAGTTTGATTATGAAGTTCCTGTTATCTCAAATGTAACAGGGCTTATAGCTTCTCTTTTAAGTGGAATTAAAGTTACTCAATCAAGTATAAATGAGATTATGTGTTTAATTGAGAAATCAACAATAGATTTAACAAGAAGCTCAAAAGAGTTAGCAATAGCTTCACGAAGTTTAAGTGAATCTTCAAATATTCAAGCAGCTAGTCTTGAAGAGACAGCAGCAGCAATAGAAGAGATTAGTTCAACTATTTCAAGAAGTAGTCAAAATGCTTCAAATATGGCTAAGTATGCTCTAAATGTTACTGAATCTACAAATCAAGGAATAGAATTAGCTAGACAAACAGCAATCTCTATGGATGAAATAAATAAAGAGGTTATACAAATAAATGAAGCAATTTCTATAATTGATAATATTGCATTCCAAACAAATATTTTATCACTTAATGCAGCAGTTGAAGCAGCAACAGCAGGAGAAGCTGGAAAAGGATTTGCGGTTGTAGCACAAGAGGTTAGAAATTTAGCAACAAGAAGTGCAGATGCTGCAAATGAGATTAAAAAAATAGTTGAAATGGCAACACTAAAAGCTAAAAATGGGAAAACAATAACATCAAATATGATTGAAGGTTTCAATGAATTAAAAGAGAATATTGATACTACAATTAAACTAATAGAAGATGTGGCAACAGCAAGTAAAGAGCAACAACAGGCTATGAGTCAAATAAATGATACAGTAAATAGTCTTGATCAAGCAACACAAAAAAATGCAGTTTTAGCTACAACTATAAATGATATGGCAACTAAAACTTCACAATTAGCAGTTAATTTAGATGAGACAATTCATCAAACAAGCTTTGATAAAGAGGCACATAAAAGAATTTGTGATGGAAGTATGATTATTGAGATAAATAAATTAAAATCAGATCATATAAATTTCAAAAACTATAATTTTGCTGCTTGTAAAGATGGGGCTACTTGTACAGTTACTAGTTCAAAAGAGTGTAATTTAGGAAAATGGATTATTTCAAATTCAAATAAAGATTTTGCAAAAACTAAAGAGTGGGAAGAGTTAGTAACATCTCATGATTTAGTACATAAATTGGTTCAAGATACAATAAGTTTATATTCAAACTCAAAACCAAATAGTGAAATCTTCTCTGTTACAAATGAGATAGAAAAAAATACTGATATTGTATTTACAATGTTAAATAAAATAAGAGAGATAAACTGCAGAAACTTATAA
- the rpsM gene encoding 30S ribosomal protein S13: protein MARIAGVDLPNKKRMEYALTYIFGIGLHNSRLILNATGIDFNKRAFELTEDEAALIRKEIQENYLVEGDLRKKVAMDIKALMDLGSYRGLRHRKGLPCRGQKTKTNARTRKGKKKTIGAATK, encoded by the coding sequence ATGGCAAGAATCGCGGGTGTTGATTTACCAAATAAAAAAAGAATGGAGTATGCTTTAACATACATCTTTGGAATTGGATTACATAATTCAAGACTTATTTTAAATGCAACTGGAATTGATTTCAATAAAAGAGCATTTGAATTAACAGAAGATGAAGCTGCTTTAATTAGAAAAGAGATCCAAGAAAACTACCTAGTAGAAGGGGATTTAAGAAAAAAAGTTGCAATGGACATTAAAGCTTTAATGGATTTAGGTTCATATAGAGGTTTAAGACATAGAAAAGGTTTACCTTGTAGAGGGCAAAAGACTAAAACTAATGCACGAACTAGAAAAGGTAAAAAGAAAACTATCGGTGCAGCGACTAAATAA
- the rpsK gene encoding 30S ribosomal protein S11, with amino-acid sequence MAKRKVTRKKIVRKNIADGIIHIAASFNNTLVTVTDNAGNVIAWSSAGNLGFKGSKKSTPFAAQAAVEDAMSKAMEHGIKNVGIKIQGPGSGRDTAVKSVGAINGVRVTWLKDVTPLPHNGCRPPKRRRV; translated from the coding sequence ATGGCAAAAAGAAAAGTTACTAGAAAAAAAATTGTAAGAAAAAATATTGCTGATGGAATCATCCATATTGCTGCAAGTTTTAACAATACGTTAGTTACAGTTACAGATAATGCAGGAAATGTTATTGCATGGTCAAGTGCTGGAAACTTAGGGTTTAAAGGTTCTAAAAAATCAACTCCATTTGCTGCGCAAGCTGCTGTTGAAGATGCTATGAGTAAAGCAATGGAGCATGGTATTAAAAATGTAGGAATTAAAATTCAAGGTCCTGGTTCTGGAAGAGATACTGCTGTTAAATCAGTTGGTGCTATAAACGGAGTTAGAGTTACTTGGTTAAAAGATGTTACACCATTACCTCATAATGGTTGTAGACCTCCTAAAAGAAGAAGAGTGTAA
- the gatA gene encoding Asp-tRNA(Asn)/Glu-tRNA(Gln) amidotransferase subunit GatA codes for MTLKEALKLNSDDIQKLRDDLNTKIKNSNIGAYIEQLENKDVYSCGNGIPIAIKNNINVKNWELTCSSNILKGYIAPFNATVIEKLQNAGLSPFGLTNMDEFAMGSSTESSCHGKTLNPVDNSRIPGGSSGGSAAAVAAGLAIAALGTDTGGSIRQPAAYCGVVGMKPTYGRVSRYGIAAYSSSLDQCGPITQNVEDAAILYDILAGYDEKDSTSANIDYTKVTPNLTSDRKFTIAVIDNFVEQASQDIKDALNNSIKLLEEQGHKIIHTNMIDSSKIISTYYIISAAEASANLARYDGVRYGFRASNSGLKDMYIDTKTQGFGYEVKKRIMLGSFVLSSGYYDAYYIKAQKVRSIIKAEFDKIFETADLILSPVAPTTAPKFGSYTSALEMYLSDLYTISINLAGLPAISLPVAKDSSGLPIGLQLIANSFEEQTLFDGALSMEKAVKYI; via the coding sequence ATGACTCTAAAAGAAGCACTAAAACTAAATAGTGATGATATACAAAAATTAAGAGATGATTTAAATACAAAGATTAAAAATAGCAATATTGGTGCTTATATTGAGCAATTAGAAAATAAAGATGTATATAGTTGTGGGAATGGTATTCCAATAGCTATTAAAAATAATATAAATGTAAAAAACTGGGAGCTTACTTGTTCTAGTAATATTTTAAAAGGTTATATAGCTCCTTTTAATGCAACTGTTATTGAAAAATTACAAAATGCAGGATTAAGTCCATTTGGACTTACAAATATGGATGAGTTTGCCATGGGAAGTAGTACAGAATCTTCTTGTCATGGAAAAACATTAAATCCAGTTGATAACTCAAGAATTCCAGGTGGAAGTAGTGGAGGAAGTGCTGCTGCTGTTGCTGCAGGTTTAGCAATTGCTGCATTAGGAACTGATACAGGAGGAAGTATTAGACAACCTGCTGCCTATTGTGGTGTTGTTGGAATGAAACCAACTTATGGAAGAGTAAGTAGATATGGAATAGCTGCTTATTCATCTTCTCTTGATCAATGTGGACCAATTACACAAAATGTTGAAGATGCTGCAATTTTATACGATATTTTAGCTGGATATGATGAAAAAGATTCTACAAGTGCAAATATAGATTATACAAAAGTTACTCCAAATTTAACTAGTGATAGAAAATTTACAATAGCCGTAATTGATAATTTTGTTGAACAAGCTTCACAAGATATAAAAGATGCTTTGAATAATAGTATTAAACTTTTAGAAGAGCAAGGACATAAAATTATTCATACAAATATGATTGATTCAAGTAAAATAATTTCAACATATTATATTATTTCAGCAGCTGAAGCTAGTGCGAACTTAGCTAGATATGATGGAGTAAGATATGGTTTTAGAGCTTCAAATAGTGGACTAAAGGATATGTATATTGATACAAAAACTCAAGGGTTTGGATATGAAGTTAAAAAAAGAATTATGTTAGGATCATTTGTACTAAGTTCTGGTTATTATGATGCTTATTACATAAAAGCTCAAAAAGTAAGATCTATTATAAAAGCTGAATTTGATAAAATTTTTGAAACTGCCGATTTGATTTTATCACCAGTTGCTCCAACAACAGCTCCTAAATTTGGTTCATATACAAGTGCTTTAGAGATGTATTTATCAGATCTATATACAATTTCTATAAATCTTGCAGGACTTCCAGCTATTAGTTTACCAGTTGCAAAAGATAGTTCAGGACTTCCAATAGGACTTCAATTAATAGCAAATAGTTTTGAAGAACAAACTTTATTTGATGGTGCTTTATCTATGGAAAAAGCTGTAAAATATATATAA
- the guaB gene encoding IMP dehydrogenase, which yields MRIRKRALTFEDVLLVPAKSEILPKAVCTKTKVTKNIELNIPFVSAAMDTVTEYQAAIAMARLGGIGIIHKNMDIESQVLQCQKVKKSESGMIIDPITIKPDQTLQDAEDIMATYKISGVPVVDDNNILVGILTNRDMRFTKDYRFKAYEKMTKMPLVTAKEGTTLEQAAEIMHQNKIEKLPIVNDDNKLIGLITIKDINKKIEYPNACKDEFGRLRVGAAIGVNQLDRARALVAVGVDVLVLDSAHGHSKGILDTVKAIKAELKVELIAGNVATAEATRDLIIAGADGVKVGIGPGSICTTRIVAGVGVPQMSAIDECAIEAKKTGIPIIADGGIKYSGDVAKALAVGASCVMMGSALAGTDESPGEVVLFQGRKFKTYRGMGSIGAMTKGSTDRYFQEGTAADKLVPEGIEGRVAYRGSISDIIHQFVGGLRSSMGYLGSKDIETFQEVAEFVEITSAGLRESHVHDVTITNEAPNYHV from the coding sequence ATGAGAATAAGAAAAAGAGCTTTAACTTTTGAAGATGTGTTACTTGTACCTGCAAAATCAGAAATTTTACCAAAAGCAGTTTGTACAAAAACTAAAGTTACTAAAAACATTGAATTAAATATTCCTTTTGTAAGTGCTGCTATGGATACTGTAACTGAATATCAAGCAGCAATTGCAATGGCAAGACTTGGTGGAATTGGAATAATTCATAAAAATATGGATATTGAATCTCAAGTTTTACAGTGTCAGAAAGTAAAAAAATCTGAATCTGGGATGATAATTGATCCAATAACTATTAAACCAGATCAAACTTTACAAGATGCTGAAGATATTATGGCTACATATAAGATTTCAGGAGTTCCAGTAGTTGATGATAATAATATTTTAGTTGGTATTTTAACAAATAGAGATATGAGATTTACAAAAGATTATAGATTTAAAGCTTATGAAAAGATGACGAAAATGCCTTTGGTTACTGCAAAAGAGGGTACAACACTTGAACAAGCTGCAGAAATTATGCACCAAAATAAAATAGAAAAACTCCCTATTGTAAATGATGATAATAAACTAATTGGACTTATTACAATCAAAGATATAAATAAAAAAATAGAGTATCCAAATGCTTGTAAAGATGAGTTTGGAAGATTAAGAGTTGGAGCTGCTATTGGTGTAAATCAATTAGATAGAGCTAGAGCTTTAGTTGCTGTTGGAGTTGATGTTTTGGTTCTTGATTCAGCACATGGACACTCAAAAGGGATTTTAGATACAGTTAAAGCTATAAAAGCAGAACTTAAAGTTGAACTTATTGCTGGAAATGTTGCTACTGCTGAAGCTACAAGAGATTTAATTATTGCTGGTGCTGATGGAGTAAAAGTTGGAATTGGTCCAGGAAGTATTTGTACAACTAGAATTGTTGCAGGGGTTGGAGTTCCTCAAATGAGTGCTATTGATGAGTGTGCTATTGAAGCTAAAAAAACTGGAATACCAATTATTGCAGATGGTGGTATAAAATATTCTGGTGATGTAGCAAAAGCTTTAGCAGTTGGGGCTAGTTGTGTTATGATGGGAAGTGCATTAGCTGGAACTGATGAAAGTCCAGGTGAAGTTGTACTTTTTCAAGGAAGAAAATTTAAAACTTATAGAGGGATGGGAAGTATTGGCGCTATGACAAAAGGGAGTACAGATAGATATTTCCAAGAAGGAACAGCTGCTGATAAACTTGTACCTGAAGGAATTGAAGGAAGAGTAGCTTATAGAGGAAGTATATCAGATATTATTCATCAATTTGTAGGGGGGCTTAGAAGTTCTATGGGATATTTAGGCTCAAAAGATATAGAAACATTCCAAGAAGTAGCAGAGTTTGTAGAGATTACAAGTGCGGGACTTAGAGAGTCTCATGTTCACGATGTAACTATTACAAATGAAGCACCAAACTATCATGTATAA
- the rplQ gene encoding 50S ribosomal protein L17: MRHKHGYRKLNRTSAHRKALLKNLAIAIIEREKIETTVPKAKELKRFIEKLVTSARNADLNTHRYVFAALQCKEATKKLINEIAPKYEGRNGGYTSIIKTRIRKGDATPMAFISFI; the protein is encoded by the coding sequence ATGAGACATAAGCACGGATATAGAAAGTTAAATAGAACTTCTGCTCATAGAAAAGCATTGTTAAAAAATTTAGCAATTGCTATTATTGAAAGAGAGAAAATCGAAACAACTGTTCCAAAAGCAAAAGAATTAAAAAGATTTATAGAAAAATTAGTAACATCTGCAAGAAATGCTGATTTAAATACACATAGATATGTATTTGCTGCTTTACAATGTAAAGAGGCTACTAAAAAATTAATTAATGAAATTGCCCCAAAATACGAAGGTAGAAATGGTGGATATACTTCAATAATTAAAACAAGAATAAGAAAAGGTGATGCTACACCAATGGCATTCATCTCTTTCATCTAA
- a CDS encoding DNA-directed RNA polymerase subunit alpha, whose translation MKKFAETPFLPTEVEIEAISENEAKISAYPFEDGFAITLAHPLRRLLLSSSVGYAPIAVKIEGATHEFDSLRGMLEDVAIFVINLKNIKFKINGDKKQVVVEYTFNGPRDIKGEDLINSEVDVVSKDAHLATINSDCNLTFSVIIQKGIGYMPSEDIRDIVGPDYIPIDAFFTPVKKVVYDIEKMLVEDNPNFEKAVFRVLTNGQITPIAAFKEAVSVMYSQMSVFNKVFDLSEITVSESGEESVEIKELVQRIEELNLSARSFNSLDRAGLKYLGELVLMSEVEVKNIKNLGKKSYDEIAEKLESLGYPVENTLPENVASVLRRKLEQLKA comes from the coding sequence ATGAAAAAATTTGCAGAAACTCCATTTTTACCAACTGAAGTTGAGATAGAAGCTATCAGCGAAAATGAGGCTAAAATATCAGCATACCCATTTGAAGATGGTTTTGCAATTACTTTGGCACACCCTTTAAGAAGACTTCTTTTGAGCTCATCAGTTGGATATGCTCCAATTGCTGTGAAAATAGAGGGTGCTACTCATGAGTTTGACTCATTAAGGGGTATGTTAGAAGATGTAGCTATTTTTGTTATTAATTTAAAAAACATAAAGTTTAAAATTAATGGTGATAAAAAACAAGTTGTTGTTGAATATACATTTAATGGACCAAGAGATATTAAGGGTGAAGATTTAATTAACTCTGAAGTTGATGTTGTTTCAAAAGATGCACATTTAGCAACAATTAATAGCGATTGTAACTTAACATTCTCTGTTATTATTCAAAAAGGTATTGGTTATATGCCTTCTGAAGATATTAGAGATATTGTTGGGCCTGATTATATACCAATTGATGCATTCTTTACACCTGTAAAAAAAGTGGTTTACGATATTGAAAAAATGTTAGTTGAAGATAATCCTAACTTTGAAAAAGCTGTATTTAGAGTATTGACAAATGGTCAAATTACACCAATAGCTGCATTTAAAGAAGCAGTTAGTGTTATGTATTCTCAAATGTCAGTATTTAATAAAGTATTTGATTTATCAGAAATAACTGTAAGTGAATCAGGTGAAGAGTCTGTTGAGATTAAAGAGTTAGTTCAAAGAATTGAAGAACTAAATTTAAGTGCTAGAAGTTTCAACTCTTTAGATAGAGCGGGACTTAAATATTTAGGTGAACTAGTACTTATGAGTGAAGTTGAAGTTAAAAATATTAAAAATCTAGGTAAAAAATCTTATGATGAAATAGCTGAAAAACTAGAGTCATTAGGATACCCAGTTGAAAATACACTTCCAGAGAATGTTGCTTCTGTATTAAGAAGAAAATTAGAGCAACTTAAAGCATAA